The following DNA comes from Ardenticatenales bacterium.
TGGATGCGAATTTCGATGGATTCCAGCTCCTCGTTGGTGGTGATCACGGTGGGGAGGCGCATGTTGTAGCGGTGGTTGAAAATCTGGTACAGTTTTTCTTGTGCCCATTCCGTGTTGCTCTGCGTGCCCAGGTCGTCCAGGACAAGGAGCGAGGCGTTGCGCACTTGCTCGAACCGTTCGTCGTAGGTGGTTTCCGCGTGTGGGCTGTAGGCGGCGCGCAGGTGATCGAGCAGGTCGGGGGTGTTGATGAACAGGACGGGATGTCCCAGGTTGAGCCGGTGGTTGGCGATGGCGGCGGCCAGGTGGGTTTTGCCGCAGCCATAGCCGCCTTTGAGGACGAGCCAGCCGTTCGGGGCCTGGGCGTAGGTCTGGCAGGCGTCGAAGGCGAGTTTGAGGTTGCGTTGTTTGATGGGGGTGAGGCCGTGTCCGGTGGCCAGGAAGGTGTCGAAGGTGCATTCGGCCAGGGGGCCTAACTGGCTCAGTTTGAGCATTTTTTCGTGCCGCTCTGTTTCGACGAGAGAATGCCGGCATTCACACGGCACAGCGCGACCAAAACCGGGATGCGTTGGCGGCACATTCGGCATCATAAAACCCATGCCCCCGCACAACGGACAGTCAGCGCGCCCGCCTGTTGGACGTTCGAAGTTCTTTGATGCCGGCATCTCTTTACCGTTTGATGATGTCTTTGAATTCATCGGGGATTTGCTGTCGTAAGCTTTGCGCAGAATCTCGGCGGCTGATTCCATCATGTTTCCCTTCCTGACGCCATCTTTCCAGAATGCTCAAAACGTATCGCCACTTGCGCACATTGTTCTCCACCGCCAGTTGAATCGCCTCCTCAAACCAGGCGGGCGGATACGTTTGCTCCGCGTCGCGCAGTTCATCGGCAATCAGCGGCGTCAGCGGACCGATGTTTTGCTCATAGAGGACGAAAATGTTGGGGCGTTCCACCAACAGGGTGATGGGACTCTCGTCATCCGTTCCGGGCCGCCACTCGCCGCGCGTGATGCCCTCAACCGCGCTGCGCCCCTTTTCCGTGTTCAGGAAATAGAGGTCTATCTGCCCATCCGCCCCCTCAATGCTCACGTGCAGAAATGTGCCGCGGGCAATGGCGCGTTCGATACCGTCCATGAGTGTTTGCGCCGCCGTCGTCGGGTTGGCGCCTAATCCCGACAGCAGCACCGAATCGCTCAGGAAGTCCGTCAGGCGCAGATAGCGGACCTTGCCTTCCTTTTGCGATAGCGCCCAAAAAGCGTACAATGTTACCTTCAGCTCCGCCAGATTATCAATAATCGGCAGCAGGTCGCTGAAAAAGAGGTTGGGCACAACTGTCAATCGCAGTTTGCCGTCAGGGAATCCGGGGAAGCCTTTCATGTCTTGTCCGTATGCGGCGCGGTATATGGCGCCAGCTACAGATTTAGTTCCTGGCGCTGCAAGTTGCGGAACGTCGCCAGCTTATTGTGCCAGTATAAGTCAATCGTGGCTGTGGGGCCATTGCGGTGCTTGGCGATGTTGATTTCCGCGATGTTGGGGCGTTCCGTGGTGTCGGGATTGTAGTATTCGTCCCGATAGATAAACATGACGATGTCCGCGTCCTGCTCAATGCTGTTATGAACAACAATGTCGTTTGCCACGAAGTTGTGATTGCCGGGTACGGTCAGGTCGAATACTTCTTCCGTGCCGGCAAAAACGATGTCCGAGATTTTGTCCCAGTACACGTCGCTGTCCGCCAGACGGGATAGCTCCGCGCTTGGCAGGGCTATGTGATCTCCGGGCGTTAATTCATCCAATCGTTTCCACCCCGAAATCGTCAGAAAACGATGATTCGCGGTTGCTTTGAGCGTCCGCCCTAATTGGGTTGTCAGGCGGAAAGTGTCTTTGACGCCTGTGGCAAAGCTGCGGCTGACCTGGGACTTTTCCAGCTTCCAGGTCATGGTATTTAGCGACCATACCCAATAGCCATGCTTCCCTTCAAGTTCACGCATGGGTATGCGCGCGCCAGTATCCGCCATGGTAATCAACGTGTCACCAGTTAAGCAGCCAGAGTCACGTAGATCGGAGAGGACGGGGTGCTTATCCTGGCGTTGTTCCACGGCGCGGCTTAACTGAGCGGCAGCCAGCACGGGCACATCCAGTTCACGCGCCAGGTTTTTTAAGCCACGCGAGATGTCGCTGATCTCCTGTACGCGGTTATTCGAGAAGCGATCCGACTGCATCAATTGCAAATAATCGATCAGAATCAAATCCAGCCCGTGTTCAGCGTAGAGACGGCGGCACTTGGTGCGAAGTTGCGCCGGCGTAACGCCGGGGGTGTCGTCAATGAAGATACTGGTTTCGGAAAGGCGGCCTACAGCCTCGAAGAAGATGGGCCACTCCTGATCGTGCAGATCGCCGCGCCGCAGTCGCTGCGAGTCAATGCGCGTCTCCGCGGCGATCATGCGCTGCACTAACTGCTCGGCGCTCATTTCCATGCTGAAGATAGCCACGCGCCGCGCATAACGCATGCCCGCGGCCAGGGCAATGCTCAGTTGCAGCGCGGTCTTGCCCATGCCTGGGCGTGCGGCCACGATAATCAGGTCGGAGCGGTTGAGGCCGCTGAGAATGCGGTCCAGGTCGGTGAAGCCGGTGGGGATACCGATCATGTCCTGGCCCAATTCCGAGAGGGCTTGAATGCGGTCCAGGTATTGGCGGGCAACTTCGCGCACGGACACGAGGTCGCGGGTCGTGCGCTCCTCGGTAACGGCGAAAAGCGTCTGCTCCGCGCGGTCGATGACGATCTCAATGTCTTCGGCTTCGTCGTAAGCCAGGTTGGCAATGCTGCCCGCCGCCTTGATCAGCTTGCGGCGCATGGCGGCGGCTTCCACCAGGCGGCCATAGCTTTCCGCGTTGACCGACGTGGGGACGGTGTTGATGAGACTGATGAGGTAGGCTTCCCCGCCCATCTCCGTGAGTTGGCCGTTTTTGCTCAGCCGCTCCGTCAGCGTGACCAGGTCAACGGGTTCGCGCTTTTCATACAGGCTGACGATGGCCTCATAGATCCACTTGTTTTGCTCGCGGTAAAAAGAGTCCGGCCTGAGGAAGGCGGCAACATCGTGAATGGCGTCTGGATCGATGAGGAGCGAACCCAGGACGGCTTCTTCGGCGTCTATGCTCTGCGGGGGCAATCTTTCGATTGTTTCCATAAAGATTCACAAGAGAAGTGGGCTGCCATTGATGGCAGTTCCCAGAATGACATTTCCCAGATGGTGGTGAGGGTGAATGATGGCCACGGCGGGCAATGTCGTAACTGCTAACCCTTTCGGGGGCTGAGTTTGTCGAAGCTCGTGTCAGCCCCGCGTTGCCTGCGCCAGGCGCAGGCAACAGGTTTGTAGTCACGCGACGTCAGGGTTATGGCTGTGGAGAATACAAAACGTGAAACGCAAGAGAGCCTCGCGTTCCACGTTTGGGCTGACGACCTGAGGTAACAGGCAAGGACGCATCCAGAAAGAAATCATGGAGTCGTTGGATGCGTTGGAGGTGACCTGCTAACCCGCAAAATGGCAGATTGTCTTTAGATGGTCACCAAGTGGATGGCTGATAGTGATGGCGTTATTCGTCGAAGTCGTCGAAGTCCAGAGTGTCCACGAAATCCATGAAGGCATCCAGTGTGTCTTCACCGGATTGGGTTGGTTCTTCTTTGGCGCTGACGTCGGGTTCGGGTAGCACGCCTACCTCGTCCAGGACGGATTCGCCGACGAAGATGGGTACTTTGGCGCGCACCGCCAGGGCGATGGCGTCGGAGGGACGGCAGTCGACCTCCATTTGTTCCCCTTTTACGTCCAGAACCAGGCGGGCGTAGAACACCTGATTGCGCAGCTCGCTGACCAGGATGTGTGAAATTCTGCCGTGGAGTTGCTCAATGACGCTCTTGAGGAGATCGTGGGTCATGGGACGGGAGATTTCCGTGTCTTGCAGTTCGATGGTAATGGCGTCAGCCTCGCACGGGCCGATCCAGATCGGCAATTGGCGTTGCCCATCGACTTCGCGCAACATGACGATGCGATGCTGAGAGATTAAGCTTATCCGAATACTATCAATTTCGACCTCAATCATTGAGAAATCTCTCCTCTCTACGTAGTTTTGGCAGCAAGCTGAAGGGTCAGGCCGTATGAGAGCCAGGAGGGGATATCAAGTGACGGTGTGCCTGGCTGCCAAATGCAAGCAAGGGCATTGTAGCATAAATCAGGAAATGGTTCACCTTTGTAGGGGCAATTTTAACGGGATTCCGTGGGTGGGAGACGCGCGTGATTGGCGGCGTTGTTGGTGCGTGCGGCGCAGCGGGTTATTGGGCAAAGGACCAGACGCTGTTGTTGAGGGTGAGGAGGATTTGTCGCAGGTGGATGGTGTCTTGTAGGCTGGCCTGGACGATGGCCCGACTACCGCGCAGGTCGATCTGTTGGGCTGTGTAGCCGCGGGCGTGGAGGGTGCGGACGATGTTGCGGTAGTTGTTGGCGAGGGGATCGAGGAAGTCCCCGTTGTAGTCGAGGACCCGTTCGACGCTGTCCAGGATGACGTTGGCGCGGTTGTAATTGCCGGCACGCAAGGCCTCATCCGCCGCCCCCAACATGGTTTCCAGCGTCACGTTAACCTCCTCTTCTGGGTGACGTGTCAGGTCGGCGGTGATGCCGCGTTCCTCCGCCTGCTGCGGTGCGGGCAGCCAGGCGGTGAGGAAGTATGCCGTGGGGTCGTAGACGGATTGATAGCGGCGCATGGTGTCGAAATAGCGGATGGTGGTTGCCAGATCGGTGACGATCTCGCGCTGTGGGCGTAGACGACCGAGGTAGGCAAGCCATTCGACTTCTAGCTGCGCCAGGGTGGTGCCGAAATGGGCCTGCAACTGCATATCTACGGCGTCGGCCTGGGTGGGGGCGATGTCGGCGCTGACGCTGGCGTAGAAGGCGCGCACGTCGGGCCAGCCGTACTGGTTGACGAGGTAGCTGATGAATCCGGCGGCTTCGAGGTAGCCGATTTCGTGTTGATGGGGGTAGAAGTCGTTGATGAGTTGCGCGAGGGGGACGTAGCGGTCAAGTTCGACGAGGGCGGCGGTGCGTTCGTCGAGTGGTTCGGTTTTGTAGTGGCCGCCGGTGGCCCAGACGGCGACGCCTTCGGCAAGGAAGGTGATGCGTTTGGGGGCGAACTGGCTGTCGATGGCGTGGACGGCTTCGTGTACCAGGACTTCGCGCAGGCCCGTGCCGGCATAATCCCGGTCCAGATAGGAGACGACCAATGTTGGTCCCGCCGAGTAGCCCCCTTGCCCGATGACGCGGTCGACGAGGTACACGTTGAGGCGGTTGTTTGGCTGCTCTTCCAGGCGGCTGGCGGCCTGGGCTACGGCCTCGTCGGTGAGGGTGAGCAGGTCGTTCAGGTCCCGTTCGGCGGCGGTGCCGCTGACGACGTGCACACGGCAGCAGTTGTTTTCTCTTACTATCCAGGCGGCGTTGGCGACAGATGCCGGCATCTCCGTCGTCGTCGCTACTTGCAGAAAATGGGTCGCCTGATTATTGCCGGCATCCTCATCTCCCACCCGAATTACATCTTGCGGGTCCAGCGTCACCGTCACCGTGTACGTGCCCGCCACATCCGGCGCCGTCCACACCCAGGGGAACAGCCCCACGCCATCGCCGCCCAGATTGCTACCGTTCAGGCGGTCCTGCACGACCAACTGCTCATTCACAAAAATGCTCACCCCCACGTCCCGCGGCGCAATCAGGTCCGGCACATGCGCCAGCACCTCAAACGTCACCCGCTCCCCGCCGTAGACGGGAGCCACGGGATAAATTAAGATGCCGCCGGCGGAAAGGGAGAGATCGGGCTGAGGCCCGGGCGCGGATGTGGGGGGAGGGGTGGGCGTGGCTGTGGGATTGGTCGTTGGGGCTGCTGTTGTGCTGGCCGTTGCCGTGGGAATGCCGGCAGAAGATGTTGCCGTCGATGGGCTAACCGTACCGCAGCCGGCAAGCAACAATGCCCAAAAAATGAGAAAAGGGGGAAAAATTCCGCGTTTCATGGATAAACTATTATGTCAAAGGGTTGTCATCTCCGCAGTGGGCCGGTTGACACTCTCGCAGTAAACCAGGATGTACCTGTGTTGTAAGCGGGCGGCGAATTAAACCGGAATTTGCGACATTGAGATCTTGTTGTCAGCTATTCATTTGACGGGACGGCATTAGGTTGCCTGTCCGTGTCCGTCACCTGAAATGTGGCCTTGTAAAACGTCGTCCAGAACACGCTTCGCGGCTGGTGAACAAGCACACACCTTCATTGTATAAAAACGAAGTGAAGAGTCGCCAACGTTTTCCAGGCGAAACGCCCGCGACATCAGCACGTAGCTGCCGCTCATCGTTCCCTTTGATTATTATAGACCAGCTTGATGGGCGTTGATGGTTCCCCGCCCACTTGTCTGTTTACCTTTCACCAAGTATTCATGACGCGCTGCTTCCCAAGATTGGTTCACTCTTGAGTTCACTGAAAAAACCGGGTTTTTCGATTTTCCGGCCGAAATTACCAGAGTGGTTCATGTGTAAAAACCCGGTTTTTGGCCTTTTTCTTGGAGAATGAACCAATCTGTGGAGGGGCGGCGTATTGCACTCTTGTTACGGTTCCATGCATCCGCATTCATGAATTTGACGCATGCCTATCCGCTTAAAGTTGCCATCATCAAGACAAGGGTGCTACTATTAAGCATTGTTCCCGTCCTTATTGCTCCCTCAGCTTGCCCTGTACAGCAGGGCAGCATCTCCGAGCTAGCAACCTGATGCCCGATCTGAACGTCCCCCCCGATCAGCCGCGCACTATCGAATGTGTTTGTTGTAATGAGAAATTCACAATAGATACGACAAGCATCTTTGTTGTTGGTGAACGCCCCACGACGCTATGCCCTCGCTGTGATACCGACAATCGCGTTTGGCTACAACTGCGCTACAAACACAGAGTGCACTTGCTGCCGTTAACCCCGTGGCAGGTGATTCTGTACAATGTTGCAGACTGGCTGGATTCCTTCCGATCCGCTGTGTTCGGGGTGGGGATGGTTGTGGTAATGGGCGCGCTGGCTGCTCTAATGGGCTTTCTCGCTGGCTTGGGCTCTGGCGCTACGTTGCTGCTGTTTGCCGGCATTCTATTCAGCAACCTGGCTATCATGACGCTGGTGACGAATCGCTGGCCAGAAATCCGCAAACAGCAATTCATTAGCCGGTATGTCGGGGCGAAGAAGGGTGATGCCTCGTTCAAGGGTATGGGGCCGACAATAGGCTTGCTTTCCTTCTCACTGGTTGTTGTCATCCCGATGATGGTGATCATTGGACCTCGCGCATTGGCTCAAGTACAAGGCATGGTTTTCCCGGCGTCCCCTCCGCCTCAAGAACAGACTGTACAAACACTGCTCGGAGTCTACCAGGAGATTCGTGATAGTTTGTCCACGGAGGTCTTGGAGGCGCAAAAGGACATTTGGGAGACACTGGATCAGGGCTTCGCGGCCCTCCGTGAACGTACGCCAGATGAGCCGGAGCCTGAGCCAGAGTCGCCTCCAGAGGTGGCGTCCTTTTCCACGAGATTGTTCGCCACGTTATGGTTTGCCGGCATGTTGCCGACGCTGGTTGTGACCATTCTTGTGGCGTATAGCGCCGTCAAGAGTCATGTTGACAAGATAAATGTGCGCCTTTCGCCGCCTGTTTTTGCGAATGTGCCGTTGATGATGCGGTTAATTCAGAAGGAATTGCTGCAGGCGATAGGAGAAGACCGGCAGCATGTTTTAGAGGCTATCCAGTGGCGAGATGTAAAGCGTAATGAGTCGGGAGGGTTGCGGATGGTGGGGGTTTATGCGCCGCCGGCGGATGAGGTGCGAAACAACTCGTTGGCGGAAGATAACGCCATTGCCCATCAGTATATCGTGTCCACGAATTTGTGGGGGCGCATTGAGGTGTTTGAGGTGAAAAACATGCGCGTGTCTTACTATTGAGTGTGTGGCTGCGCCGGGATGCCGGCAAAGCCAATTTGCATTAAAATCAGGAGCCGTGCCGCCGCAAGGCGGTATTTTCAGGTATCAATCTGACTGCGGTAGAATCCCCCGCATTTCAGTTACCATTCCACTCGAGGAGAAATAATATGGCGTATTCACACATCGTCGTTCCCAACGGCGAAAAAATCACGTATACCGACGGCAAGCTGCACGTTCCTGACAATCCTATCCTGGCCTTCATCGAAGGAGACGGAATTGGCGTAGACATTACGCCCGCTTCCATTCGCGTCTGGGATGCGGCGGTGGCGAAAGCGTATGGCAGCCGGCGTAAGATCGCCTGGATGGAAATTTACGCCGGCGAAAAGGCCGCCAACCTGTATGCCGGCAACTACATGCCCGAAGAAACCTTCGCGGCCATGCGGGAGTTCGCCGTGGGCATCAAAGGCCCGTTGACGACACCCATCGGCGGCGGCTTCCGTAGCCTGAACGTGACGCTGCGGCAAGTGCTGGACCTGTATGCGTGCGTGCGCCCGGTGCGCTACATTCCGGGCACGCCCAGCCCCATGCGCGAACCGGAGAAAATGAACATCGTTATTTTCCGTGAGAACACGGAAGATGTTTATTCGGGTGTTGAATGGATGGCGGAATCGGACGAGGCAAAGGCAATTATTCAGTTCATGAATGAGAAGCTGGGCAAGCATGTGCGCATGGATGCGGCCATTGGCATCAAGCCGGTGACGGCCTTTGGCACGAAGCGGCTGGTGCGCCAGGCGGTGCAGTACGCGGTAGACCATCACCGCGGTAGCGTGACGCTGGTGCATAAGGGCAATATCATGAAGTTTACGGAGGGGGCGTTTAAGAACTGGGGGTATGAGTTGGCGCAAGATGAGTTCGGCGACGTGACGATCACGGAAGATGAGTTGTGGTCGGCGTATGATGGTAAAGTGCCTGCCGGCAAAATCGTGATCAAAGACCGTATCGCCGACAACATGCTGCAACAACTCCTCACGCGCACCAATGAGTACGACGTGATCGCCACGCTGAATCTGAACGGCGACTACATGAGCGACGCCGCCGCGGCACAGGTGGGCGGCCTGGGTATGGCTCCCGGTGGGAACATTGGCGATGGCGTGGCTTTGTTTGAAGCGACGCATGGCACGGCTCCGAAATATGCCGGCAAAGACATGGTCAACCCCGGCAGTCTCATCCTCAGCGGGGCCATGATGCTCGAATACATGGGCTGGCAGGAAGCCGCCGACCTCGTTATTGACGGTATGACCAAAGCCATCCAGGCCAGGACCGTTACCTACGACCTGCATCGCCAGATGGAAGGGGCCACGAAGGTGAGTACGTCTGGCTTCGCCGACGCCATCATCAGCCATATGTAAAATCCATGGCCAGATTGGTCCAATCTTTGGGATTGGACCAATCTTCGCCCCTTTGCGGTAACCATGTCCTCATCCTACCCGTTGAGGCTCCTGACTATTGGCGGCTCGGACAGCGGCGGCGCTGCCGGCATTCAAGCCGACCTCAAAACCTTCACCGCCCTGCACGCCTACGGCATGAGCGCCCTCACCGTCGTCACCGCGCAAGACAGCGAACGCATCGCCGCCGCCCACTTCCTCCCGCCTGCGCTCGTCGCCGCCCAGATAGAGAGTGTCCTCGGCGACTACGGCGCCGACGCCATCAAAACAGGCTTCATCGGTCAAGCCGACCTGGTGCAAACCATCGCCGCCGCCCTTGCCCCGTACGCCCACATCCCCCTGCTGGTCGATCCGGTGTTAGTGAATCATCGCGGCGAAGCCATGTTTCCCGCCGCCGTGACCCTGGCGTACGAAATGGCCCTGTTCCCGCGCGCTGCACTGATTACGCCAAACCGGCGGGAGGCGGAACTGTTGAGCGGAATGGCGGTAAGGCATGTCGCAGAAGGGGTGGCCGCCCTTCAACACCTGCGCGCCGCCCACCCTCGCCCCTGGCTCCTCAAAAGCATCCCCGATGGCCCCCACCTCGTGGACATCCTCCACGACGGCCAGATCACCCTCTTTCGCGCCCCGCGCCAAACCACCGCCAACACCCACGGCAGCGGTGACACCCTCAGCGCCGCCATCATCAACTATCTCGCGCAAGGGCAACCGCTGCCCCAGGCCATCGCCGCCGCCCACGCCTTCACCCAACAAGCCATCCGTGCCGCCGCCCCCTGGCGGCTCACCCGCGGCCACGGCCCTTTGCTCCACTGGTCAGACTAAGTAATCGTCCAAAATTAACTTGCTGAGATTGGACCAATCTTCTTTCCGTTCCCTGCTCCCTATTTCTATCCTTGTCATATCTCCCTGTTTTTGCTAACCTTCATTCAAAACGTTCTGAACAAAAGGGAAATTATGGACCACGCATTAACTGCCGTCAACGAAAGCACCGTCGCGGGCCTCGGTCGTCTGGCTCGCTTTTTTGGGTTTGGCGAGGTGATGGGGCGGCTCTATGGCACGCTTCTGCTCAGCCCGGAGCCACTTTCATTGGACGACTTGATGGAGCGGCTGAAAATCAGCAAAGGCTCGGTGAGCATGAACATGCGCGCCCTGGAGCGGTGGGGCATGGCCAAGGAAGTGTGGGTGCGTGGGGAGCGGAAAAAGTACTACGAAGCGGAACACGATATGTGGCAGGT
Coding sequences within:
- a CDS encoding bifunctional nuclease family protein; its protein translation is MIEVEIDSIRISLISQHRIVMLREVDGQRQLPIWIGPCEADAITIELQDTEISRPMTHDLLKSVIEQLHGRISHILVSELRNQVFYARLVLDVKGEQMEVDCRPSDAIALAVRAKVPIFVGESVLDEVGVLPEPDVSAKEEPTQSGEDTLDAFMDFVDTLDFDDFDE
- the icd gene encoding isocitrate dehydrogenase (NADP(+)) encodes the protein MAYSHIVVPNGEKITYTDGKLHVPDNPILAFIEGDGIGVDITPASIRVWDAAVAKAYGSRRKIAWMEIYAGEKAANLYAGNYMPEETFAAMREFAVGIKGPLTTPIGGGFRSLNVTLRQVLDLYACVRPVRYIPGTPSPMREPEKMNIVIFRENTEDVYSGVEWMAESDEAKAIIQFMNEKLGKHVRMDAAIGIKPVTAFGTKRLVRQAVQYAVDHHRGSVTLVHKGNIMKFTEGAFKNWGYELAQDEFGDVTITEDELWSAYDGKVPAGKIVIKDRIADNMLQQLLTRTNEYDVIATLNLNGDYMSDAAAAQVGGLGMAPGGNIGDGVALFEATHGTAPKYAGKDMVNPGSLILSGAMMLEYMGWQEAADLVIDGMTKAIQARTVTYDLHRQMEGATKVSTSGFADAIISHM
- the thiD gene encoding bifunctional hydroxymethylpyrimidine kinase/phosphomethylpyrimidine kinase — its product is MSSSYPLRLLTIGGSDSGGAAGIQADLKTFTALHAYGMSALTVVTAQDSERIAAAHFLPPALVAAQIESVLGDYGADAIKTGFIGQADLVQTIAAALAPYAHIPLLVDPVLVNHRGEAMFPAAVTLAYEMALFPRAALITPNRREAELLSGMAVRHVAEGVAALQHLRAAHPRPWLLKSIPDGPHLVDILHDGQITLFRAPRQTTANTHGSGDTLSAAIINYLAQGQPLPQAIAAAHAFTQQAIRAAAPWRLTRGHGPLLHWSD
- the dnaB gene encoding replicative DNA helicase, which produces METIERLPPQSIDAEEAVLGSLLIDPDAIHDVAAFLRPDSFYREQNKWIYEAIVSLYEKREPVDLVTLTERLSKNGQLTEMGGEAYLISLINTVPTSVNAESYGRLVEAAAMRRKLIKAAGSIANLAYDEAEDIEIVIDRAEQTLFAVTEERTTRDLVSVREVARQYLDRIQALSELGQDMIGIPTGFTDLDRILSGLNRSDLIIVAARPGMGKTALQLSIALAAGMRYARRVAIFSMEMSAEQLVQRMIAAETRIDSQRLRRGDLHDQEWPIFFEAVGRLSETSIFIDDTPGVTPAQLRTKCRRLYAEHGLDLILIDYLQLMQSDRFSNNRVQEISDISRGLKNLARELDVPVLAAAQLSRAVEQRQDKHPVLSDLRDSGCLTGDTLITMADTGARIPMRELEGKHGYWVWSLNTMTWKLEKSQVSRSFATGVKDTFRLTTQLGRTLKATANHRFLTISGWKRLDELTPGDHIALPSAELSRLADSDVYWDKISDIVFAGTEEVFDLTVPGNHNFVANDIVVHNSIEQDADIVMFIYRDEYYNPDTTERPNIAEINIAKHRNGPTATIDLYWHNKLATFRNLQRQELNL
- a CDS encoding DnaD domain protein; translation: MKGFPGFPDGKLRLTVVPNLFFSDLLPIIDNLAELKVTLYAFWALSQKEGKVRYLRLTDFLSDSVLLSGLGANPTTAAQTLMDGIERAIARGTFLHVSIEGADGQIDLYFLNTEKGRSAVEGITRGEWRPGTDDESPITLLVERPNIFVLYEQNIGPLTPLIADELRDAEQTYPPAWFEEAIQLAVENNVRKWRYVLSILERWRQEGKHDGISRRDSAQSLRQQIPDEFKDIIKR